The Mytilus trossulus isolate FHL-02 chromosome 3, PNRI_Mtr1.1.1.hap1, whole genome shotgun sequence genome contains a region encoding:
- the LOC134712845 gene encoding uncharacterized protein LOC134712845: protein MGKLKGLLCGVRKKKKQKDAVPDIEKERKCDDNCSNQNKDCKDKEQGEEKQASKIFNIHINAGSVSIAGGIIREREEHSDSEYESDSKSAVVKDQLLTEVYTPVNETENGLIVTSSQDSGIGSEVVFPTTSKDSETDEHTCKPEIKKIDEIEDLPKTFENNNKLEDSIYEEDKVDEISSINQGMNEDYIDIQAVVQCTEYTETAPKRSENSLAETVEEDGSSLSITNYNNVDNLAQFSKVSRRLSTPGSLPEGNSNSDCQLIGSHGGQDNLSGLSGRGTNEDRSQNIECGQSGGVNDQCSSQSVNSVLSRAANEETDQAIQEEENISGENDVDQDAEVYNTATPSDGRPENSEQKDESTEKKGVDGAVVSDVINKISDFGKDSMCKNFDIAMTPKSNNEVKIEMGLEIGNTGRSVAQYMANVAIQGFQA, encoded by the exons ATGGGAAAGTTAAAAGGATTACTTTGTGGagtaagaaagaaaaagaagcaAAAGGATGCAGTGCCAG ATATAGAAAAAGAGAGAAAATGTGATGATAATTgttccaatcaaaataaagattgCAAAG ataAAGAACAAGGCGAAGAAAAACAAGCCAGCAAGA taTTCAATATTCATATCAATGCTGGTAGTGTTTCTATAGCTGGAGGGATAATTAGGGAAAGGGAGGAACATAGTGACAGTGAATATGAAAGTG ATAGTAAATCTGCAGTAGTGAAAGATCAACTTCTAACAGAGGTTTATACTCCAGTGAATGAAACTGAAAATGGACTTATCGTAACTTCCAGTCAAGATTCTGGTATAG GGTCTGAAGTAGTTTTTCCAACAACAAGCAAAGACTCAGAGACAGATGAACATACGTGTAAACCAGAGATAAAGAAAATAGATG aaattgaagatttACCAAAGacctttgaaaataataataagttgGAGGATTCTATATATGAGGAAGATAAAGTAGATGAAATAAGCTCTATAAACCAAG gaatgAATGAGGATTATATAGATATTCAAGCAGTAGTTCAATGTACAGAATACACAGAAACAGCACCAAAAAGGAGTGAAAACAGTCTAGCTG AAACAGTGGAAGAAGATGGATCTTCATTGAGTATAACAAACTATAACAATGTTGACAACCTTGCTCAATTCAGCAAAGTAAGCAGAAGGCTAAGTACTCCTGGCAGTTTACCAGAAGGAAACTCAAATTCAGACTGTCAACTGATTGGTAGCCATGGTGGACAAGACAACCTGTCTGGTTTATCAGGAAGAGGTACCAATGAGGATAGAAGTCAAAATATAGAATGTGGCCAGAGTGGTGGAGTAAATGATCAGTGTTCTTCTCAATCTGTCAATAGTGTGCTTAGTAGAGCAGCTAATGAAGAAACAGACCAAGCTATCCAAGAAGAGGAAAATATATCAGGGGAAAATGATGTTGACCAGGATGCAGAGGTTTACAACACAGCCACTCCTAGCGATGGAAGACCAGAAAATAGTGAACAAAAAGATGAGAGCACTGAGAAGAAAGGGGTAGATGGAGCTGTTGTATCAGATGTTATTAACAAGATCAGCGATTTTGGAAAGGACAGCATGTGTAAAAACTTCGATATTGCTATGACACCAAAGAGCAATAATGAAGTCAAAATAGAAATGGGGCTTGAAATAGGTAACACAGGAAGAAGTGTGGCCCAATATATGGCAAATGTTGCTATTCAGGGTTTTCAAGCTTAA
- the LOC134712844 gene encoding protein arginine methyltransferase NDUFAF7, mitochondrial-like, whose protein sequence is MSSLTFSKITHCVFGRNGLRLFKHGRSYCTKLKENKIMKGLMNKIKATGPLTVADYMREVLTSPSEGYYMTGDVFGQEGDFITSPEISQMFGEMIGIWFVDEWMKNKSPSPVQLVELGPGRGTLADDILRVFKNFPEINESVSLHMVEISPALAQIQIEKLTGVKLTSEQSSRLTDRYNSSDLETSDSTEKISKHYYQCKTKYGINAYWYKLLHDVPSEHSLYLAHEFFDALPICKFQKTADKGWCEVMIDINPVTEATNQFRYVLSPGATPNSTGYLRHIRPGDRREHIEVAPYSGVIILQIAERIKQNGGCALIADYGHDGDKTDTLRSFKQHKLHDVLSDPGNADLTADVDFSFFRHLCLSTKAISPFGPISQREFLQNMGIHLRLKMLLQNKDPATKKTLISGFDMITNPEKMGDRFKFFVMLQKKDYDDPPSGFNNLSFQYPVK, encoded by the exons GCTTAAGATTATTCAAACATGGAAGAAGTTACTGTACAAagctgaaagaaaataaaataatgaaggGCTTGATGAATAAAATCAAGGCAACAGGCCCACTTACAGTTGCTGATTACATGAGAGAAGTTCTTACCAGTCCATCAGAG GGATATTATATGACAGGGGATGTATTTGGACAAGAAGGAGACTTTATAACATCACCTGAAATCAGTCAGATGTTTGGAGAG ATGATTGGTATTTGGTTTGTAGATGAATGGATGAAGAACAAGTCGCCATCTCCTGTACAGCTGGTAGAGTTAGGTCCAGGAAGGGGGACATTAGCTGATGATATACTCAGA GTCTTTAAAAACTTTCCAGAAATTAACGAATCAGTGTCACTTCATATGGTGGAAATCAGCCCAGCTTTGGCACAGATACAGATAGAAAAATTAACCGGAGTAAAATTGACAAGTGAACAGTCATCTAGACTAACAGATAGATATAATTCAAGTGATTTAGAAACTTCTGATTCGACTGAGAAGATATCTAAACATTATTATCAGTGTAAAACAAAGTATGGGATAAATGCGTATTGGTATAAATTACTTCATGATGTACCATCAGAACATTCTTTATACCTGGCTCACGAATTCTTTGACGCTCTTCCTATATGTAAATTTCAG AAGACTGCAGATAAAGGTTGGTGTGAAGTTATGATAGATATAAATCCTGTTACAGAGGCAACAAACCAGTTTAGATATGTATTGTCTCCTGGAGCTACTCCAAACTCAACGGGATATTTAAGG CATATCAGACCAGGTGATAGGAGAGAACATATAGAAGTAGCTCCATACTCAGGTGTGATCATTCTACAAATTGCTGagagaattaaacaaaatggaGGTTGTGCTTTAATTGCTGACTATGGTCATGATGGGGATAAAACAGATACATTAAGG agttTTAAGCAGCATAAACTACATGATGTTTTATCTGATCCAGGAAATGCTGATTTAACAGCAGATGTAGATTTCTCATTTTTCCGTCACCTTTGCCTATCAACCAAAGCAA TTTCACCATTTGGACCTATATCACAAAGAGAGTTTCTTCAGAATATGGGAATCCATCTCAGATTAAAG AtgcttttacaaaataaagaccCGGCCACCAAGAAGACTTTAATATCAGGATTTGATATGATTACTAATCCAGAAAAGATGGGAGATCGATTTAAATTCTTTGTCATGCTACAGAAGAAAGACTATGATGATCCTCCATCAGGATTTAACAATTTGTCTTTTCAATATcctgtcaaataa